The following are encoded in a window of Synechocystis sp. PCC 6714 genomic DNA:
- a CDS encoding site-specific integrase — protein MKINRQGQAKVLTEQELHNLFTIGLLTPRDRLLFGICLYTGCRIGEACSLAWDDVTADAMTFRIEKTKTKSSRTVAITPALQALFDQYRQGQQFVRFPSAYVFRGKRVGSHLHPSMAHKILKAATDRIGVKGVSTHSFRRTALTMMCRKGINLRVIQKISGHKNLNVLSHYLEVSEQEKEQALSTISF, from the coding sequence ATGAAAATTAACCGTCAGGGGCAAGCAAAAGTATTAACTGAGCAGGAATTACATAACCTGTTCACTATTGGGTTGCTCACTCCCCGCGATCGCCTTCTGTTTGGCATTTGTCTTTACACTGGTTGCCGTATTGGGGAAGCCTGTTCTCTGGCTTGGGATGATGTCACCGCTGATGCCATGACTTTCCGCATTGAAAAGACGAAGACTAAATCCAGTCGCACTGTGGCCATTACCCCAGCATTGCAAGCTCTTTTTGATCAGTACCGGCAAGGCCAACAATTTGTTAGATTTCCCTCTGCCTATGTGTTTCGGGGCAAACGGGTGGGGTCACACCTTCATCCTTCCATGGCCCACAAGATTTTGAAGGCGGCAACGGATAGGATTGGAGTGAAGGGAGTTTCTACCCATTCTTTCCGCAGGACTGCGTTAACCATGATGTGTCGCAAGGGCATTAACTTGCGGGTTATTCAAAAGATTAGTGGTCATAAGAATTTGAATGTGTTGTCCCACTATTTGGAGGTTTCTGAGCAGGAGAAGGAGCAAGCTTTATCTACAATTTCGTTTTAA